Proteins from a genomic interval of Anolis sagrei isolate rAnoSag1 chromosome 1, rAnoSag1.mat, whole genome shotgun sequence:
- the INS gene encoding insulin → MTLWISSLPLLVLIAVSAPTISYALPNQHLCGSHLVEALYLVCGDRGFYYSPKTRRNVEQPLVSGPLQNEVETLPFQPQDFQKVKRGIVQQCCENTCSLYELENYCN, encoded by the exons ATGACTCTCTGGATCAGCTCTCTGCCTCTCCTTGTTTTGATTGCTGTTTCTGCCCCTACCATTAGTTACGCTCTTCCCAATCAGCATCTATGTGGCTCTCATCTAGTGGAGGCTCTCTACCTTGTATGTGGTGACCGAGGCTTCTACTATTCTCCCAAAACACGTCGGAACGTCGAACAGCCCCTag TGAGTGGGCCTCTACAGAATGAAGTGGAAACCCTGCCATTCCAGCCACAGGACTTTCAGAAGGTGAAGAGAGGAATTGTTCAGCAATGCTGTGAAAATACCTGTTCCCTATATGAGCTGGAAAACTACTGCAATTGA